A window of Sphingobacterium sp. lm-10 contains these coding sequences:
- a CDS encoding multicopper oxidase domain-containing protein: MMKNKIYRLCYVVLLATLLVHPVSAQKIVHYDLYVKDTLVNYAGKSKRAIAVNGQIPMPTLTFIEGDTAEIVVHNLLKENTSLHWHGVFLPNKEDGVPHLTQQPIKPGTNFTYRFPVVQNGTHWYHSHSGLQEQIGMYGNLVFEKRKDDKTFRRGIDDLPTVPIVLSEWTNLNPNNVNRMLHNANDWAAIKKGATQSYGEAIKERKFGVKLTNEWKRMLAMDVSDVYYDKVLMNGAPSTDFDSVGGKPLKAGDKVRLRISNGGASSYFWLRYAGGKMTVVASDGNDVIPIDVDRLIIAVSETYDVVVTIPQDSLSYEFLATTEDRTQSASYFIGNGIKQLISRLPRLHYFEGMKMMNGMMKMDGNLDDMGMKMSLNQMDMNVVMYPEISGKSAGNLSHHNHSQTEKHPNVNQYDANALGDIVTLNYAMLESTRDTELPSDAPVKELKFTLTGNMNRYVWSMDNKVLSEADKIPVRKGEVLRIAIYNNSMMRHPMHLHGFDFRIVNGKGKSAPLKNVIDVMPMETDTIEFLANEEGDWFFHCHILYHMMAGMNRVFAVGDYQNPHLADRNKAYKALQNESNMSHFMVENDFATNGNDGSAMLQNTRWSLGTEWRLGYNDMHGYEVETHFGRYFGKMQWFMPFIGFDWRYRKMGMDEHENNLFGQANNKDNRSAVSLGLMYTLPMLINFQAEIYHDGIVRFGLMREDIPISKRLRAGFMINTDFEYMGDLRYIITKNIGVRTHYDSDMGFGIGLALNY, translated from the coding sequence ATGATGAAAAATAAGATCTACCGGCTATGTTATGTCGTGCTTTTAGCAACGCTATTGGTCCACCCGGTATCTGCGCAAAAGATCGTTCACTATGATTTGTACGTGAAGGATACTTTGGTCAATTACGCTGGAAAATCAAAGCGAGCAATCGCTGTGAACGGACAAATTCCGATGCCTACACTGACATTTATCGAAGGGGATACAGCCGAGATAGTCGTACATAATCTGCTAAAAGAAAATACCTCGCTGCATTGGCACGGCGTATTTCTGCCAAATAAGGAAGATGGTGTTCCTCATCTGACTCAACAGCCGATAAAACCTGGAACAAATTTTACGTATCGATTTCCGGTTGTTCAAAACGGAACACACTGGTATCATTCACATTCGGGTTTGCAAGAGCAGATAGGTATGTACGGTAATTTGGTGTTTGAAAAGCGGAAGGATGATAAAACGTTTCGCAGGGGAATCGACGATCTGCCGACGGTTCCTATCGTGTTGAGCGAGTGGACAAATCTCAATCCTAATAATGTAAATAGGATGTTGCACAATGCAAACGATTGGGCGGCGATTAAAAAAGGAGCTACGCAATCTTATGGTGAAGCGATCAAAGAGCGAAAGTTCGGTGTGAAGTTGACGAACGAATGGAAGCGTATGCTTGCTATGGATGTGAGCGATGTGTATTATGATAAGGTTTTAATGAACGGTGCACCTTCTACAGATTTTGATTCTGTCGGTGGAAAGCCTTTAAAAGCTGGGGATAAGGTTCGTTTGAGAATCTCCAATGGAGGCGCTTCTTCTTATTTTTGGTTACGATATGCTGGAGGTAAAATGACCGTGGTAGCTAGTGATGGGAATGATGTCATTCCCATCGACGTAGATCGATTGATTATCGCGGTTTCAGAAACGTATGATGTGGTCGTCACGATTCCGCAAGATAGTCTATCTTACGAATTTTTGGCAACCACAGAAGATAGAACGCAATCGGCAAGCTATTTCATCGGAAATGGTATAAAGCAGTTGATATCTCGGTTGCCGAGGCTTCACTATTTTGAAGGCATGAAAATGATGAATGGTATGATGAAGATGGATGGAAATCTAGACGATATGGGAATGAAAATGAGTCTCAATCAGATGGATATGAATGTGGTTATGTATCCTGAAATATCCGGTAAATCGGCGGGGAATCTTAGTCATCACAATCATAGTCAAACAGAAAAGCATCCCAACGTGAATCAGTATGATGCGAATGCTCTAGGTGATATTGTCACATTGAATTATGCGATGCTCGAATCTACTCGCGATACAGAACTTCCCAGCGATGCGCCTGTCAAGGAACTTAAATTTACGCTTACCGGAAATATGAACCGATATGTTTGGAGCATGGATAATAAAGTGCTTTCCGAAGCCGATAAAATTCCTGTAAGGAAAGGTGAGGTGTTGCGTATCGCAATTTATAACAATTCGATGATGCGGCACCCCATGCATTTGCACGGATTTGATTTCAGAATCGTAAATGGTAAAGGGAAGAGTGCACCACTTAAAAATGTAATCGATGTAATGCCGATGGAAACGGATACGATTGAATTTTTAGCAAATGAGGAAGGCGATTGGTTTTTCCATTGTCACATTCTGTACCATATGATGGCGGGCATGAATCGTGTTTTCGCGGTGGGCGATTATCAAAACCCCCACCTTGCTGATAGAAATAAAGCGTATAAAGCCTTGCAAAATGAAAGCAACATGTCGCATTTCATGGTAGAAAACGACTTTGCAACCAATGGGAATGACGGGTCTGCCATGTTGCAAAACACCCGTTGGAGCCTGGGCACGGAATGGCGCTTAGGTTATAACGACATGCATGGCTATGAGGTAGAAACTCATTTTGGTCGATACTTTGGAAAGATGCAATGGTTTATGCCTTTTATTGGTTTTGATTGGCGTTATCGAAAAATGGGAATGGATGAGCATGAAAATAATTTGTTCGGTCAGGCCAATAACAAGGATAACAGAAGCGCGGTAAGTTTAGGTTTGATGTACACTTTGCCTATGTTAATCAATTTTCAGGCGGAAATTTATCACGACGGAATCGTTCGTTTTGGTTTAATGCGTGAAGATATACCCATTTCAAAACGATTGCGAGCGGGGTTTATGATTAATACCGATTTCGAATACATGGGTGATTTGCGCTACATTATCACAAAGAATATAGGGGTGCGCACGCATTACGATAGCGATATGGGATTTGGTATCGGGCTTGCACTTAACTACTAG
- a CDS encoding iron-sulfur cluster assembly accessory protein, with translation MSTESIVAPAPLTLTDGAVKELRKLIDQQEISPDFGLRVGVEGGGCSGMSYILGFDQKKDGDSEYTIEGIRVFMNKGHGLYLAGMEVDFKNGLDARGFTFNNPNASSTCGCGSSFSA, from the coding sequence ATGAGTACAGAAAGTATAGTAGCTCCAGCACCTCTTACATTGACGGATGGAGCTGTAAAAGAATTACGAAAACTGATAGATCAGCAAGAGATTAGTCCTGACTTCGGATTACGCGTAGGAGTTGAAGGCGGAGGCTGTTCGGGCATGAGCTATATCCTAGGCTTCGATCAAAAGAAGGATGGAGATAGCGAATATACTATTGAAGGCATCCGTGTATTCATGAACAAAGGACATGGTTTATACCTTGCAGGCATGGAAGTGGATTTCAAGAACGGATTGGATGCCAGAGGATTCACCTTCAATAACCCCAATGCTTCTAGCACATGCGGCTGTGGCAGTTCGTTCTCTGCGTAA